The following DNA comes from cyanobiont of Ornithocercus magnificus.
TAGCCCCCTGTTAAAGGCCTAAGGTATTCCAGACAGCATCTAGTAGGTTGTCGAGGCCGCGTCTGATAGCAGCTGAGATCAGCAGCACGGGGCGGCCGCTAAAAGCCTCAAGCTCTGCAGTCAGAGCTCCCCTTTGCTCTTGAGGGATCAGTTCATCCTTGTTAACAGCCAACAGCCGTGGTCGCTCAATGAGTGCATGTCCATAATCTTTTAGCTCGCGCTCAACGATCTGCAAGTCCTCAAGTGGATCCTCCGAGCTACCGTCGATTAGGTGAATGAGCATTTTAGTTCTCTCAATGTGACGCAGGAAGTCGTGCCCGAGGCCAGCTCCTTGAGCAGCACCAGCAATGAGTCCAGGGATATCAGCAAAGACAGTTCCGTCGCCAGTAGGACGGCGGACAACTCCAAGATTAGGAACAAGAGTAGTAAAAGGGTAGTCAGCAATGCGCGGGCGAGCTGATGAAAGCACACTGATCAGCGTGCTTTTGCCTACGTTGGGCAGTCCGATAATACCAACTTCAGCGAGAAGTTTTAACTCAAGCTGAAGTTGGTATTCCTCACCTTCTTGGCCTTCCGTACATTTTTCAGGAGCACGATTACAATTACTCAGGTAATGAGCATTTCCAAAGCCACCTCGGCCACCAAAAGCAACAGTAAGTTGTTCACCTGGTATTGTTAAGTCACCCAATAGAATACCAGTACTTAAGTAACGTACTTCTGTACCACAGGGCACTCGGACAATTAAACTCTGTCCTGAAGCTCCAACACGGCGGTTAGGCCCACCACGATGACCTTTAGGGGCCGAAAATAAATTCCTGTACCTGAGGTCTAGGAGTGTCTGTAGGTTGGCATCAGCTTTCAGAATAACATCTCCGCCGTGACCACCATCCCCACCAGAAGGCCCGCCAGCTGGTACATACTTCTCACGACGGAATGCCACAATTCCATTTCCACCACGCCCGGCTTTCACATTGATGCGAGCTTGGTCGATAAACTGCACTGTACCTGGAAAGTTTTAGGCTTTGACACCTTATAAGTGCTAATAGTAAAGCGCTTCCACCATGGTTATCTTATCTTTAGGTCTATCCTGAAACTTTGCACAAATTTTATCCCGGTCAAAATAAAATGAAGACCAGTGAAGCTATAGCCAGATCTTCAGACTTGAGTGTCGCTGCTAGAGGATGTGTAGTCTACATAATACTACTGGGTCTACTATGTCGCTGGATTAGCATCATATAGGCAGCAGTCTTTGAGTCAGATAAGTTGGATCTCAAGGAAAGCATTAAACTACCATGTTTAGAAATAGTTATATTATTCAGCGGACCCATACAACACTACAGCCAAGACCACCATCGGCTTGCTCAGCATCGCACACTTGCTCGACGTAAGAAACAGACTGTAGCCAAGTACGGAGACCACGCTTGAGTTTGCCTGTTCCAATGCCATGAACTATCCAGACTGGGCCGCTGACTTTGCGCAGGTACTCTTCAACAACAGCCTCAGCCTCATGAACACGTAGGCCACGTACATCAATAGTATTGCTGCTAGTGCGTATATGAGGGTTACTCTGGTTGTAAAGACTTGGCCGCGTTGTTGCCGTCACTGGTGGTGTTGGTATGGGTTGTTTACCATCGAGGCTTTGCACAGCAGCCAACTCGACAGTACTACGCATTAAACCGCAACGTACTGTCAATTGCTCTCCATTTTCAGAGATCGCTAGGACCTCAGCTGCCTTGCCGAATGCCACCAGTCTAATACGCTCTCCTACTTGGGGTTTCCAACCACTTGGTTTCTCTGGTAGCTGTTGTGGCTGGTGCAATCTTTCTAGGTGTCGTAATCGCAGACCAACAGTGCGTGCTGTCTCACCATCAGCATGCCGATCACGCAGCCTTTGTATGAGACAACGTACTTCCTTTTGAGCATCCTGGATTGATGCTTCCAGATGCTGCCGTATTTGATCTTGAAACTCTGCTGACTGTTGTTTTTGGCGCTGCCAGTAGGTAAGTAGTTCCTCGTGTAGTAGCTCAGTACGAGCAAGTAATGCTGAAGCATTTTCTGCTGCAACTTTTTGTCGCTGACGTTGTTGTTCAAGTTCTTCGATAATAGTTCCTACATCATCCTTTCCATTGCTAGTGGATTGTAGTAAAGAGCGTGCCTCGCTCACTACAGCACTATTAAGCCCCAGACGGCTAGCAATATCTAGTGCATTACTGCGACCGGGAATTCCCCAAAGCAGTTCATAGGTTGGTGAGAGTGTGATGTTATTGAAAGCGACTGAAGAGTTTTCAAAGCGGGAATCACTGTACTTGAGCGCTTTCAAGTCACTGAAATGAGTAGTGGCAATTGTCAAGCGGGTTCGATCTGCAAGGTGCCGTAGAAGTGCTGTTGCTAGTGCTGTGCCCTCAGCAGGATCCGTGCCTGCACCAACCTCGTCAAGCAGGACTAGTGATGGGCTAGGGCCATTCTCAACAGCCTTTAGGATACGATCAACCCGCTGTATATGGCCGCTAAAGGTTGACAGGCTTTGCTGCAAGGACTGCTCGTCGCCTATATCAGCAAGTACCTGGGCACACCATGGCAAAACCGGGGAGTTGCTACAAGGAATCTGGAGGCCAGCTCGGGCCATTAACGCCGCTATTCCTATACTCTTAAGTGCAACTGTTTTGCCACCAGTATTAGGTCCAGTAATAGCTACAACACGCAGTTTACTAGAGACTTCAACAGTTATGGGCACAACAGATGGACCTTGCTTGTGTTGGTGCTGCCAGACAAGTAGTGGGTGACGCAAATTGTGCAGTTGAAAAGGAGCCTCAGGGCAGTCATCTAGAGTGGGAGTAACACCATCGAGCCAGGTGCCATAGCGACTGCGCGTGAGGGCAAGATCCAGCCGCAACAGAACGGACGCTAGATGCTCGAGTTCTGGTAGTCGCTTAGCGACAGATCTGCTGAGCTCAGCCAGTACACGCTGCTCTTCCTCGCGAATGCGTCCTTCAAGATCTGCAATCTGATTGCCAAGATTGATTACAGCATGAGGTTCAATGTAAGTCGTACTGCCGGATGCAGAACTGTCATGTACAACTCCTGGTAGTGAGGTACTAGCACCAGCTCTGACAGCTAAGACAGGACGTCCATGACGTTCAGATATGATTGTGTCTTGCAATAAGAGTGTACTACGCCGAATTAAATCCTGTAAGTAACTAGTACGTTGCTGGCGCAGCTCTTGGTGTTTCCAGCGCCAACTAGCTAGGCACTGGCTAGCACGATCAGCGACGCGCGCGCTCTCTTCAAGTGAGTATTTGATATGCTTTTCTAGTTCTGGCAAAGTAGTGAAATTCTCTATAAGTCTTGTGATCACAGGACGTAGTCTTACGTTATCAATTTGACGACGCAGTCGACGAGCGGCTGCTAAGGTATCAGCCAATGCAAGCAGTTGATCTCCCGAAGCTGTACCACCCTTATTGCAGCATGCGAGTGTGGGATCCAGGTCATGGACTCCTCGGAAACTCAGCCCTCCCTCAATTACCTTGTCAAGATCTAACATCTCTAATGTCTCTGCTAAGAGCTGATGGCTGATTTCTATAGCGCTTGGCAGCTCTAGCCTTCGGCAAGCACGTTGGCCTGAGATAGTACTAGCAAAGCTGGCTATGTGCTCACATAGCCTAGGCCATTCGAGAAGCTCTAGTGTCTCTTCTGCCACCGTTAAGGAGGTGGTCATGCCGATTTGCTGATTTTTGATTGGTTACCAAGAATACCCTCTGGTGGCTCGTATAACATTTCAAGCCAATTACCATCGGGGTCTTGTAAGTAAAAAGAGGCAGTACCATCACGGTGGTTATGCACCTCACCCACAGTGGTTCCTTCCTGCCTCAATTTATAGTGAACGTCTTCAACAGCTTTACGGTCCTTGAAGTGAAAAGCGAAGTGGGGCCCTGCCGCCTGATAGTTAGGTCCCAAAAGTGCAAGACCATCGTGGCTGTTACTAGCCTCGAGATAGCTCCAATCTGTAGCTTTCCAAATAACGCGCATTCCTAGGCTAGTATAGAAGCAGATGGCACGGTCGATATCCCGGACACGGATAGCAACATGACCAAGACGTTGGACAGGGAGCATAGAGATAGCAGTAAGGCTGTTTGCATTCTGGAATCTGACAACGCCTGGCGCGACCTCAACTTTGCCGTAGCCAGGAAGCAGCGTCGCAAGCATGATATGTGAGAATCAGATCAGCACCAGCACGTTTAAAGCCAAGTAGGGTCTCTAAAACCACAGATTTTTCATCGATCCAACCGCGCTCAGCAGCAGCCTTAACCATTGCGTACTCGCCACTAACATTATAAGCAGCTATTGGCAACTCAAATTCACTACGCAATCGATGAATGATGTCTAGATATGCCAGACCGGGTTTAACCATCAATATGTCAGCACCCTCAGCTTCGTCAAGTTGGGCTTCGATTAGGGCCTCGCGCGCATTAGCAGGATCCATCTGGTAAGTTGATTTATTCTTAGGGATAGGCTTGTTGGAACATCCATCCCGGGGTGCCGAATCTAGTGCATTACGAAAGGGACCATAGTAAGCAGAAGCATACTTGGCTGTATAGCTGATAATGCTAACTTGCGTGAAACCTTCGTCATCCAGTGCTTCACGGATAGCGCCAACACGGCCATCCATCATATCGCTTGGGCCAATGAGGTCAGCTCCAGCTCGAGCCTGAACAACAGCTTGGTAACAGAGCTGAGTGACTGTCTCGTCATTAAGTACAATACCATCAACGCTGACGATGCCATCATGGCCGTCGCAAGAGTAAGGATCTAGGGCCACGTCGGTCATAACTGTCATTTGTGGCAGTTCTTGCTTAAGCAGTCGAATTGCGCGTGGGATAAGACCATTTTCATTGAAACATTCCGCACCATCTTCACTCTTGAGACCGTCTGCAATCTTCGGGAAGAGGACTACGCAACGCACACCAAGATCCCAGGCACGCCACACCTCGCCCACTAAAGCATCAAGGCTCCATCGATTGATCCCAGGCATCGCGGAGATTGGCTCGACGCTAGCTCCCTCATGAACAAAAATAGGGTAGATGAAATCGGAAGCGCTAATGCTGTGCTCCCGCACTATTGAGCGCAGAGCCGCAGTATGGCGCAGACGCCGGGGTCGGTAAGTGAGATCCATCGTGGAGCCAGACTTTTAGAAGCGGATCGTAGATTGGGCCTTTAGAGACGAGCGGTTGCCAGCCAGTCAAGACGTGGGTCAGCTGTACGCGAGCGGCGCAGCTTCTCAAGCAACTGTTCTTCCTCAGATGTCCAATGAGGAGGGAACTGGACGATCAGAGTTAGTATCAGATCACCACGGCCGGTCTTGCATGGCCAACCTTTACCTTTCAGGCGCAAGCTCCGACCGGGCGCGGTGCCGGCTGGGATAGTAACTTCGGCTTCACCGTCAGGTGTCATCACCATGACTGTGGCACCAAGAGCCAATTCATCGATGGCTACCGGCAAATTGGCACGTAACTGGTCACCATCAAGACTCCATACTGGGTGTGTCTGAACTTCGAGGTTCAGATAGAGATCACCTCGTCTACCAGTACCAGGCTGTAGGTTGCCTTTTCCTTTCAGACGGAGTCTAGAGCCAGTGCGTACGCCTGCTGGAATGCGTACCTGCACCCGTTCTTCGTTTACCGAAAGGGTACGCTCCGTACCGCGAAAGGCTTCGCCTAGGCCTATGTGGATTGGAGCTTCAGCATCGAGATTTACTGGAGTGCGGGCAGCCCCTCGAGAGAAGCCTCCACTTGAGAAGCTGGTAGTTTTAGATTGAGCACTTCCAAAGCGTCCCAGCAGATCATTGATAAATTCGTCAAAATTGCCATAACGGCCAAAGTCAACCTCAAATCCTGGCCCACCGGTATTAGCTGATGCTCCATTCGTCTGGTTCCAATACTGACCAAATTGCTCATAGCGCCGGCGTTTCTCTGAGTCTGAGAGTACCTCGTAGGCCTCGCTGACTTCTTTAAACTTAGCTTCAGCAACCTTGTCTCCAGGGTTTACGTCCGGATGGTATTGGCGAGCCAGCTTGCGGAAGGCGCGCTTGATAGCATCAGTATCAGCGTTGCGATCGACGCCGAGGACATTGAAATAGTCGCGGTAGCCACTACCGGCCATGGCTTTGGGAATGGCCTCCAGGCCCCAAGTACTTCGCTAGTGTCTCAGCAGTGTCTACCATAGATAGAACTTTCCTATGGAGGGAAGGCCGTACACCTCGCTTTTGACTAAATCCGCTCGAGACTCGTCTGAGGAAATGACAAGAAACTGATTTTGACAGCAAACAGACAGCATCCTAGCAGAAACATTGCGAAAATGCCTTATCAGCTGTTGTACTATTGTTGAACACATCTCTGGTGCAGGAGCACTGCAAGAGCAACCTAACCAAGGGTCTGAAACGGCAGCATAGACTCTCAAGTTCCAAGATACTGTTAGCGAGGAACACATAGCAGAAAAGCTGGCTAATTTACAGTGGCAAGACCCATGACCAAACTGAGTAGGTATTAGATACTTTATGAACAAAGCAAATCAGGTCAACCTGCAAAGTTAGCAGATTAAGCCTGCCATCTATAAGTTGTTACGACATCTGAGTGCTTTCAGCACAAACCCAAAATTGGGTACATTTAACCTAAGCATTTAAGTTTGCTGTCCCTGACAAATACACATGAGGTAACAATGTCTATTGCCGCTCTGTGCTTAAGTGGTGAAATATCAAGTGTTTAGGGGCTGAGCAATCCAGGACACAAACTATGCAATTTCAACTTACTCAGACGGCAGCTGCAGAGCTGCTGCGGTTATCGCTTGTAGCAGAGACACAAGGTAATTGCTACATTGACCTTCTCACTGGCGCATATGATAACGGTATGATGCATATACGTATAAGGCCTGGCTGTTATGGTGGTGAACCTATCTACCGTAGTAACGGTATTACACTCTACGCACCAACAGATCAGCTCAAGCTCTTGAATAGTCTCACATTGTCTTACATTGACAACATAGGAGGAGGTGGTTTTCTAATCACAGTCCCTCCAGGAGCTGAACTATGCAGTTGTGGTTCTGGTTTTCGGACAAGCTTGCCAGAATCATAATCGTGTTGACTCTAATAACTCTATAGGACAGAGTTGCAGAGGTAGCTATGCTAATGTTTGCACATAATACAGTTAGTCTGCTGATATCTCTCGACAGACTTTAATCAAATCCTAATCTGATTTTTCAGAAACAGGATGTAACCGCTATCTCAAAAATGTGTGGATCTAAGAGTTTTGTTGCTGGTTAATTGTTGTTGCGCAAGATATATACTTAGCGTCTATAGTATTACATTGTGCTAATGGAATTTAGACTACACATAGTCACAGTTATTTTAGTATGTACTACAGTGATACTCAAGCGATAGTTTTAGGCAAGTCTTCGTCTGCAGTATCGTTGTGAGGGGGCCTTCCAACCCCCGTGGATCATTTGGGTGATAAGGCTGATCTTACCCCATCTCCCTTAGATAAGGTCAGGCAGCCACAGGGGCGGTCTGACGGGAGAAACGAACGATGTTGTTCGCGTTTACGAGTTTGCTCTGACTGAACAGAGCGGGCTTCAGTCACCCTCCTTATGCCCCGTCGAAACCATTGCAGCCCCATCAGGAATAAGAAATGGAATGGAGCTGAGCGGAATCGAACCGCTGTCCGAGACACTGGTGTGGATCACCTAAGTCCGCCGAGACGGACTTGTACATTCTGGCAGTAGTGGTGCTTGTGGCACAAGCTAAAATGATCAGTAGTTACATGAGACAAGAAAAACTTATAAAAGCAGTGGCAGTACTCCCTAAAGGATTAGAGACAGAAGGTGCTGCTGAGTTGAAAGAGCTCGGTGCTTTGGCTGTCCAGCCACTTCGCAAGGCGGTAGCATTTAAGATCGACATGGCAGGGTTATATCGACTGTATATACAAGCTCGCTTGCCCTTTCGTCTTCTGCGAGAGGTTACCCGATTCCCCTGCCATGGACCGGAAACACTGTATTACGGCATCCAGCAAGCTCTTAACTGGGAGCTTTGGCTACCTCCTAAGTTAAGTTTCCGTGTGGATATAAGCGGTCATGCATCTACTTTGAACCATAGCCACTTCACGGCTCTCCAAGTCAAGAATGCCTTAGTAGACGCACAGCGCCAGAGGTGGGGCAAGCGCTCCAGCATTGATTGCAAAGCCCCAGATCTCTGTCTTCACCTACATCTAGGCCAGGAAGAAGCAGTGCTTAGTCTGGATGGGTCGCCAGGCAGCTTACATCGCCGTGGTTATCGACCGGCTGTTGGCATTGCCCCCCTTAAGGAAAACCTCGCTGCGGGTTTGATCCGGCTTACCGGCTGGAACAGGCAGATCCCTTTGGTTGATCCTTGTTGTGGATCTGCCACCTTCCTAATTGAGGCTGCTTTGATTGCCAGCTGCAGAGCTCCTGGCTTAGGCCGTACTTTCTGTCTTAAGCACTGGCTTGACTTCAACCCAGTATTATGGCAGCAGGAATGGAGCCGAGCTCAAAGTCATAAGCTCCGACAACCACTACCACAGTTAGTGGGCTGGGAGGTAAACCCACTAGTTGCTGAACAAGCTCGGACTAATGTTAGTATGGCCGGTCTTTCCAGAGATATTATCATCCACACAGATAATTTATCGCGATTACAGCTACCGCAGACCGCTGGAGTTATAGTTTGCAATCCTCCCTACGGCATCCGTATCGGACATGAGACAAACCTTAGGTCGCTCTACAGTTCATTGGGGGCCGTGCTGCGAGAGCAAGGTTCGGGTTGGGACTTATGGCTTCTAAGTGGCAATCCTGGCCTTACTACAGCACTAAGACTCAAGTCCTGTCGTCGCATACCGATAGATAATGGCGGGCTCAATTGTCGGTGGATGCACTATGTAATTCGCTGAATATAGAAAGTTAGCAATTAGCGACCTAAAACGGCTCGCGTAGTACGACCGAGACCCTCTAGAGTCTGGGGTAAGTACGGTCCTCTGACTAAAGCACCGCCAACGCGTAAGCTGAGACCAGCTAGGCCTAGATTTAGTACAACTACTGCAAGTAGTGCACCACGAGGCTCCCACCCTAAAATAGCCCGAAGCCAAAGTACAAGGGCAGCTTCAGCTGCTACAAGTGCCATCAATGCAAGCGTGCTTCCTGCGGCAAGGAGCAGTCCGCCACTAATTAGGCGGCGTTTCTCACGGTCTACTTCTTGTAGTGCGATCCGCACATGTAAGTCCATAACTGAACTTACCAATGCAGTGACACGGCCAGCTGTGCCGAGGCGGGTATGACGGTCGCTGTCAGTCATGTTGAACGACGGCCTCTAGTGAGCATTGCACCTACTAACACACCAACACTAGCTGCAATGGCAAGTGAAAGCAGAGGGCGCTGGCGTACTGGGCGCTCAATGCGTGGGCGTAAGGTGCTGTTTAGTTCGTCTAGTAACTCCTCAAGTTGTTTCTCGAGAGGCTGCAAGCCATCTACCAGATCACGACCGCGACCAACAGCAGCTTGCAAGAGTTCCTCTAGCTGACGCTGTACTACATCGGTAGCTCGCCCAGTATGTTCGGCAATCAATTGGGAAACAGCATCCAAGCTACCTCTGGTAGCCTCCAGAGATTGATGGGCTACTTCAGGCCAGCGTTCCTGTATCAGTGGGACCAGGCTCTCAAACCGCTCACGGAATTTTAGAGCGGGAGTTTCTTGTGAACTATTACTTAGAGGAGACTGCTGCTCGCCAGCCGGAGTATTCAGCACGTCCATTAGATCCAGGGCACAGATAGTAAGGTCAAGCTAAGAAGAACGCTAAGGCTCGCAGAGTGACCAAGATTATATCTTTAAAAGCTTTCGTGCTCCTATGGTGTGATATTCTAGCCCCACTGTGAACGAGAAGCACAGTGGTGGAGCGGGCAGCTGAAGGCTCTCATACATTAAGTACTTAACACCATGCCTCGCTTTGTCATACTAGAGCACACTGGAATACCAAATGATCCATGCGGTCGCCACTACGATCTTTTGATTGAGGACGGTGATATCTGCCAGACATGGCGTCTTGGACACTTGCCAGTAGTTGGCGCTGCACCCCAGCTAGCTGTGTCACTACCGCCCCATCGTCTCGCATGGCTTGATCGGTCATCAGCCGAGGTCTCTGGAGGTCGCGGTTATGCGCGTCGTGTGCTCAAGGGACAATTCAGTACTCTCCTGCCGCTAAAAACCGGACACCTTCTACGTCTACATCTAAGCGGACCTGATCTAGACGGTATCCTAACTATTGACGGTGACAAACTGCAGATACTGCCATTAGCTCTTTAAATTTGCTAAAGTGCTAGAGAAAATTTGATCCGATGTGAGTGTAAACTCTCACTAGTCTATTGACCCTATCCTATAAACTTTAATTCTTCAGACTAACTAGATTTAGGTTAGCTAGTAGAATAAAACAAGTGCAGGTAATCACTAGATATAAATAGATAGCCCAGTTATTTACAAGGCTAAGGCTCAAACCCTACGCTAAAGTACACAAAACTATGCTTACTAAAGCTGACACCAGCAAAGACTAGACTCACAATGTGGTTGAGGCTAGTATCTAAACTTAGCTGATTGCAATATAGACAAAAGAATCCTAATAAAAGCTTTTGTTGCAGCAAGTTGCCATTTCTTAGGAAGTTTTTCACTAGTCTTTCTCCTGCTGATGAAAGAAATTTACAACTCAATAATCCGCAAGACCTCCTCAAAGGTGGAGTCAATCTCTGTGCTTGCTTAAGTAGTGAGATCATGTGCCACTTAGCTGCCATGTCTGTCCTGGTGATAAGGGGTTATTGGAGTTGTTGAGTTTGTCAGCATCACAATGACTCTGCCTTTTGCTCCTCTGTGGACTGAGAAAGTAGATATCTGGAGGGCAACATAAACACTAAACTTTTGATCACTCGCCGAGCAAAAGACGGTTCAGCTACCTAAACTGCCTAAATTACCAGCAGTTAACGACTAGTGTTGGCAGGTGCAGTATTAGAGCATTGCATCAGGTCCTGTAGGTTCTTGCAAGCCCAAGTAAGCTAGTCTTTTCAGCACAGTCTGCCTTTTGGTGGCTACTATATGCTTGCGCCACAATAGGTGGATCCGCTTCTTGTAGGGGTCTGCGTTGACCTTCACTCCATCTCCCACTAATCCACTGGCTTCTATACCTAGCGATCGTCTTTGGCTCCGGTCTGAATTAATGGGCACACAGGTTATCACCCGCGACAGTGGGCGGCGCCTTGGTGTGGTCAGCGAAGTCGTTGTTGACATTGATCATCGTGAGGTTGTGGCATTGGGATTGCGTGACAGTTCTGTTACTCGCTTCCTTCCAGGTCTACCTCGTTGGATGTTGCTTGACCGCATCTGTCAGGTGGGTGATGTGGTTTTGGTAGACTCTATCAACTCTTTAAGCCAAGACTTTTCACCAGATAGATATAGTCGAGTGATTAGATGTCAGGTGGTTACTGAGTCAGGTCAACAGCTAGGACGTGTCCTTGGTTTCTCCTTCGACATTGAGACTGGTGAGCTAACTACGTTGGTGATTGGAGCACTCGGTATACCTCTACTTGGTGAAGGAGTAATTAGCACCTGGGAGATTCCGGTTGACGAAGTAGTTAGTAGCAGTGCTGAGCGGATTATTGTCTATGAGGGTGCTGAGGAAAAGTTAAAGCAACTTAGCTCAGGCCTTCTGGAAAAGCTAGGTATCGGTGGCCCCAGCTGGGAGGAACAGGAACGCGAGCGTTACCGCGTAAATTTGGTGCCAGTTGAGAACCAACTGGCCTCAGGCCAGCCAGCAGAACAGGAGCAAAGGCAGCTTCGAGCCTCTCGTGCTGAGATACTTGAACCCGAAGAAGAGCTAGAGTACGTAGAGCTCGAAGATCAGCGTCAGCAAACATCACGTCTACTCTACGTAGATGATCTAACGGAAACCGCTGATGATGAGTCGCGGGGTCAGTACACCAACCCTGTAATCCGCCGCCCAGCACGTGACTCTGAGAATTTCCTCAACGTCCAGCCTTTAGACGGCGAGCTTGAAGATCCCTGGTGAAGCAAAATCAAGCCCTAGCTTCAAAATTGAGTGAAGCACTATTGACACAGTACCGCAGTCCTGTTGGTGCCGGTCCGTCAGGGAAAACATGACCGAGATGAGCTTTACAGCGAGCACAATTAATCTCGGTGCGGATCATGCCGTGGCTTTTATCCTCATGAGTGGTAATCCCCCCATCTTTTACCTCACGCCAGAAACTGGGCCAGCCGGTTCCAGAATCAAATTTGGTCTCAGAATCAAACAGTGCTTCGCCGCAGCAGATGCAGCGGTACACCCCACTCGCTTTACTATTCCAGTAAGCACCAGTAAAAGGTCGCTCAGTACCACCAAGGCGTGCCACCTTATATTGTTCGGGCGTTAGTTGTGCCTGCCACTCCTCCAGGCTGAGATTCAACTGATTGTCGTTAGCCATGCCTTTAAGCCTTGCCTCGGTGCTGAAACAATCCTATGTAATTGCAATTCGCCGAGTTAAGAGTTCACGATAGAGTGCAATAGTAGTGTATAAATCTCACTGGCTAAAGTCGAGACTGCGCCTGTTTCACCACGTAAGGTGCGGAGATTAATGCGCACGTCAGCTAAACGACCTGGTGACTCTAGCCAATGAATGGCCTCATCAGCAATTTCTGTTGGTGTTATCACTCCTACGCACTCTGGCACCACTAGCCGACCGGCATTAATGTTTGGCCAGGCAAGCATGCCACAGTAGTGCAAGCGCCAAGCACTAAGCAAGCTGCCTACAAGGTGCCGCAATCCAGGAAGACGAGCAAGAACTCCAGCCCAGCCATCCCAGGACTCCATAACCATTAGGTGCTGAGTAGGTATGATAACTATCATTGGTACACCGAGTGCGCCTAACTCAGCGGTGTTTGCTCCAACAGTCGTTAGGGCCAACTGGCATTGACTGACTTGCCTGTAGGCAGGTGGTGATTCCTGCAAGTGGATCACTGTACCCGCATTAGTGATTATGCGACGGCAATCAGGTAAGTATGGAGGTGGTGCAATTACTGCAGTAACTCCAGAGCTATAGTGTGAGGCGATAGGGTTGTCGCGACTTGCATAGTGCTGTAGTTCCTCAAGACTCGTTGTTGGGGCTACCGGCAGCAGAAAATGACAACTCGGTCTACTTACAATTAGGTGATCCGCTGTTTCGAGTAGAAACGGCACACCAACAGAC
Coding sequences within:
- a CDS encoding GTPase ObgE, encoding MQFIDQARINVKAGRGGNGIVAFRREKYVPAGGPSGGDGGHGGDVILKADANLQTLLDLRYRNLFSAPKGHRGGPNRRVGASGQSLIVRVPCGTEVRYLSTGILLGDLTIPGEQLTVAFGGRGGFGNAHYLSNCNRAPEKCTEGQEGEEYQLQLELKLLAEVGIIGLPNVGKSTLISVLSSARPRIADYPFTTLVPNLGVVRRPTGDGTVFADIPGLIAGAAQGAGLGHDFLRHIERTKMLIHLIDGSSEDPLEDLQIVERELKDYGHALIERPRLLAVNKDELIPQEQRGALTAELEAFSGRPVLLISAAIRRGLDNLLDAVWNTLGL
- a CDS encoding endonuclease MutS2; this encodes MTTSLTVAEETLELLEWPRLCEHIASFASTISGQRACRRLELPSAIEISHQLLAETLEMLDLDKVIEGGLSFRGVHDLDPTLACCNKGGTASGDQLLALADTLAAARRLRRQIDNVRLRPVITRLIENFTTLPELEKHIKYSLEESARVADRASQCLASWRWKHQELRQQRTSYLQDLIRRSTLLLQDTIISERHGRPVLAVRAGASTSLPGVVHDSSASGSTTYIEPHAVINLGNQIADLEGRIREEEQRVLAELSRSVAKRLPELEHLASVLLRLDLALTRSRYGTWLDGVTPTLDDCPEAPFQLHNLRHPLLVWQHQHKQGPSVVPITVEVSSKLRVVAITGPNTGGKTVALKSIGIAALMARAGLQIPCSNSPVLPWCAQVLADIGDEQSLQQSLSTFSGHIQRVDRILKAVENGPSPSLVLLDEVGAGTDPAEGTALATALLRHLADRTRLTIATTHFSDLKALKYSDSRFENSSVAFNNITLSPTYELLWGIPGRSNALDIASRLGLNSAVVSEARSLLQSTSNGKDDVGTIIEELEQQRQRQKVAAENASALLARTELLHEELLTYWQRQKQQSAEFQDQIRQHLEASIQDAQKEVRCLIQRLRDRHADGETARTVGLRLRHLERLHQPQQLPEKPSGWKPQVGERIRLVAFGKAAEVLAISENGEQLTVRCGLMRSTVELAAVQSLDGKQPIPTPPVTATTRPSLYNQSNPHIRTSSNTIDVRGLRVHEAEAVVEEYLRKVSGPVWIVHGIGTGKLKRGLRTWLQSVSYVEQVCDAEQADGGLGCSVVWVR
- a CDS encoding VOC family protein, which translates into the protein MLATLLPGYGKVEVAPGVVRFQNANSLTAISMLPVQRLGHVAIRVRDIDRAICFYTSLGMRVIWKATDWSYLEASNSHDGLALLGPNYQAAGPHFAFHFKDRKAVEDVHYKLRQEGTTVGEVHNHRDGTASFYLQDPDGNWLEMLYEPPEGILGNQSKISKSA
- a CDS encoding porphobilinogen synthase, with protein sequence MDLTYRPRRLRHTAALRSIVREHSISASDFIYPIFVHEGASVEPISAMPGINRWSLDALVGEVWRAWDLGVRCVVLFPKIADGLKSEDGAECFNENGLIPRAIRLLKQELPQMTVMTDVALDPYSCDGHDGIVSVDGIVLNDETVTQLCYQAVVQARAGADLIGPSDMMDGRVGAIREALDDEGFTQVSIISYTAKYASAYYGPFRNALDSAPRDGCSNKPIPKNKSTYQMDPANAREALIEAQLDEAEGADILMVKPGLAYLDIIHRLRSEFELPIAAYNVSGEYAMVKAAAERGWIDEKSVVLETLLGFKRAGADLILTYHACDAASWLRQS
- a CDS encoding molecular chaperone DnaJ codes for the protein MAGSGYRDYFNVLGVDRNADTDAIKRAFRKLARQYHPDVNPGDKVAEAKFKEVSEAYEVLSDSEKRRRYEQFGQYWNQTNGASANTGGPGFEVDFGRYGNFDEFINDLLGRFGSAQSKTTSFSSGGFSRGAARTPVNLDAEAPIHIGLGEAFRGTERTLSVNEERVQVRIPAGVRTGSRLRLKGKGNLQPGTGRRGDLYLNLEVQTHPVWSLDGDQLRANLPVAIDELALGATVMVMTPDGEAEVTIPAGTAPGRSLRLKGKGWPCKTGRGDLILTLIVQFPPHWTSEEEQLLEKLRRSRTADPRLDWLATARL
- a CDS encoding AIR synthase codes for the protein MQFQLTQTAAAELLRLSLVAETQGNCYIDLLTGAYDNGMMHIRIRPGCYGGEPIYRSNGITLYAPTDQLKLLNSLTLSYIDNIGGGGFLITVPPGAELCSCGSGFRTSLPES
- a CDS encoding RNA methyltransferase, coding for MRQEKLIKAVAVLPKGLETEGAAELKELGALAVQPLRKAVAFKIDMAGLYRLYIQARLPFRLLREVTRFPCHGPETLYYGIQQALNWELWLPPKLSFRVDISGHASTLNHSHFTALQVKNALVDAQRQRWGKRSSIDCKAPDLCLHLHLGQEEAVLSLDGSPGSLHRRGYRPAVGIAPLKENLAAGLIRLTGWNRQIPLVDPCCGSATFLIEAALIASCRAPGLGRTFCLKHWLDFNPVLWQQEWSRAQSHKLRQPLPQLVGWEVNPLVAEQARTNVSMAGLSRDIIIHTDNLSRLQLPQTAGVIVCNPPYGIRIGHETNLRSLYSSLGAVLREQGSGWDLWLLSGNPGLTTALRLKSCRRIPIDNGGLNCRWMHYVIR